Proteins from a single region of Salvelinus fontinalis isolate EN_2023a chromosome 15, ASM2944872v1, whole genome shotgun sequence:
- the LOC129811445 gene encoding leucine zipper protein 1-like encodes MSENKDITSRHLQHKLQSLGRRLDELEEATNKLQKSEDELLDLQDKIIQAEGSNSSMLGDVEGLRKRLLKIEGKDEEVCKAEDLCRTVREKLEEEESLTQDLKSEIECLQRRMAELEKLEEAFSKSKSDCSQLCLSLNEEKNLTRKLSSELEALKDRVKEVDTSEVRLDRAELFLAGELEKLKGITQTFLSERKKLLEKQKEDEKLILKLTEKLERHNRIDPVDPRRIEDDLSSGLTGKLGRKKSLDYLKLGDDFGLRNKSENEKNRLEGQEDNKVKELTQEVERLKNRLKQLELVEEDLKNTESKNGELQEKFQQERSRSRALNDQVEQLRMELCGGSSQGNGGPSSPAKVLENGKAENEEINVRGGFRQVKPKYRPAAEPATPKYKSRELSPQHKMETKLRSKELSNSEESSPKSVRRALSPAHKSRRTPKTGTSTASDNGVKEIGRGVEEKTTRGAAHTPVGTSLSDRKKLSVLSRYPPAANDRKVSQKPSESESKKSQVDTFSRLYVGSDSESNNSDVVPESSSKSNSVSPLEKDAFASDLESVDQVSEALPVSNLSKANGSYIAYKSHVSPMVSDHGSEGHSSASETESPGSRPSEPEPVPEVRALSSRTSTTPKCSRYSRVQDSQSEGSSTRSSIDEEQHMLLVAEGESLEPTHTPSGIELRRVCSPREALRSKAVIKPAIVEIDRKEVMISGGGAEPLTSSNGKPKISTKPVLTSSITIYPNDPSSSRTSSRSSSVSSEPPVKERHTSTSNIVIGPSEHRGSISIPYEISIPKREITPWPSMDGPDESGVLGMACAETHLLPRSNFSLQSPETTSDFNNDTESGFESSSSSTTTVTSWRSQHHGHHTSQDDSLPEMRNVTVRSTWKNRGAASVDEPGRGARMYGMGSEDETESATTWRAYRATTILDTEETVNATRAATSRTAKPSPAELYMRRINNSVVTTRDIAEPVCRRKSSLSPTEGGLRMSIPHEPVSAQKLVPWRTQPMAADDTDLNPGSWRTRPAPGDLDPYESERSSTTDVGSSRGMRTTASRPALLSNRGHAGRAEGRTGRGNRQWSNRQTDD; translated from the exons ATGTctgaaaataaagacataacgAGTCGCCACCTGCAGCACAAGCTGCAGAGCCTGGGGCGACGGCTGGATGAGCTTGAGGAGGCCACCAACAAGCTCCAGAAGTCAGAAGATGAGCTGCTCGATCTGCAGGACAAGATCATCCAGGCAGAGGGCAGCAACTCCTCCATGCTGGGCGATGTTGAGGGACTGCGCAAGCGCCTGCTAAAGATTGAAGGCAAAGACGAGGAAGTGTGCAAGGCAGAGGACCTCTGCCGTACGGTGCGAGagaaactggaggaggaggagagcttgACCCAGGACCTCAAGTCTGAGATTGAGTGCCTGCAGAGGAGAATGGCTGAGCTGGAGAAGCTGGAAGAGGCCTTCAGCAAGAGCAAGTCGGACTGCAGCCAGCTGTGCCTCAGTCTCAACGAGGAGAAGAACCTGACCCGGAAGCTGTCCTCAGAGCTGGAGGCCCTCAAGGACCGTGTGAAGGAAGTAGACACGTCAGAGGTAAGGCTGGACCGGGCAGAGCTGTTCCTGGCAGGGGAGCTGGAGAAGCTCAAGGGCATCACTCAGACTTTTTTGAGTGAGAGGAAGAAACTCCTGGAGAAGCAAAAGGAGGATGAGAAGCTTATACTAAAACTGACAGAAAAGCTGGAGCGTCATAACAGGATTGACCCGGTAGATCCCAGACGCATTGAAGACGACCTCTCATCCGGCCTGACCGGCAAGCTGGGGCGCAAGAAGAGCCTCGACTACCTGAAACTGGGCGACGACTTTGGGCTAAGGAACAAGTCCGAGAATGAGAAGAACAGACTTGAGGGCCAggaagacaacaaagtcaaggaactCACCCAGGAAGTGGAGAGGCTGAAGAACCGTCTGAAGCAGCTGGAGCTGGTGGAAGAGGATCTTAAGAACACAGAGTCCAAGAATGGAGAGCTGCAGGAGAAGTTCCAACAGGAGAGATCCCGTAGCCGAGCACTCAACGATCAGGTGGAGCAGCTTAGAATGGAGCTGTGTGGAGGCAGCAGTCAAGGCAATGGAGGACCTAGCAGTCCAGCAAAGGTCCTTGAGAATGGCAAGGCAGAGAATGAGGAGATCAATGTCCGGGGTGGGTTCAGGCAGGTCAAGCCCAAGTACAGGCCTGCTGCAGAGCCAGCCACCCCCAAGTACAAGAGCAGAGAGCTGTCCCCGCAGCACAAGATGGAGACCAAGCTGAGGAGCAAAGAACTGAGCAACTCTGAGGAAAGTTCTCCAAAGTCTGTCAGGAGGGCACTCAGTCCTGCACACAAGAGCAGGAGGACACCCAAGACTGGAACATCAACTGCCTCTGACAATGGAGTGAAAGAAATAggcagaggggtagaggagaaaaCAACAAGAGGAGCAGCCCATACTCCTGTCGGCACATCTTTGAGTGACCGCAAGAAGCTCTCTGTTCTTAGTCGCTACCCTCCAGCAGCTAATGACCGGAAGGTATCTCAGAAACCAAGTGAGAGTGAAAGCAAAAAAAGCCAAGTTGATACGTTTTCTAGATTGTATGTCGGTAGTGACAGTGAGTCGAACAATTCTGATGTGGTGCCTGAAAGCTCAAGCAAGAGCAACAGTGTCTCCCCACTTGAAAAGGATGCGTTTGCGTCTGACCTGGAGTCTGTGGACCAGGTTTCAGAGGCTCTTCCAGTGTCAAACCTCTCCAAAGCCAATGGCTCGTACATTGCCTACAAGTCCCACGTGTCCCCAATGGTCAGTGATCATGGCTCTGAGGGCCACTCCTCAGCCTCTGAGACTGAATCACCTGGGTCCAGGCCCTCAGAACCAGAACCTGTGCCTGAGGTGAGAGCACTGAGTAGCAGAACCTCCACCACTCCCAAGTGCTCCAGATACTCTCGCGTACAGGACTCTCAGTCAGAGGGCTCCTCCACTAGGAGCTCGATTGACGAGGAGCAGCACATGCTGTTGGTTGCAGAAGGAGAATCCCTGGAGCCCACTCACACCCCGTCAGGTATAGAGCTCCGCAGGGTCTGCAGCCCACGGGAAGCCCTGAGGTCAAAGGCAGTCATCAAGCCAGCCATCGTGGAAATTGATAGGAAGGAAGTCATGATATCCGGAGGTGGGGCAGAGCCCTTGACCTCCTCCAATGGCAAGCCCAAAATCTCCACGAAACCAGTCCTGACCAGTAGCATCACTATCTACCCCAACGATCCCAGCTCTTCCAGGACCAGCAGCCGCAGCAGCAGTGTATCCAGCGAGCCACCAGTCAAGGAACGCCACACGTCCACCAGCAACATCGTCATCGGCCCCAGTGAGCACAGGGGGAGTATCTCCATCCCCTATGAGATCTCCATCCCCAAGAGAGAGATCACACCCTGGCCGTCCATGGATGGCCCTGACGAATCAGGGGTGCTAGGGATGGCCTGTGCAGAGACACACCTACTCCCCCGAAGCAACTTCAGCCTTCAGTCACCGGAGACCACCTCCGACTTCAACAACGACACAGAGTCGGGTTTCgagagcagcagtagcagcactaCCACCGTCACCAGCTGGAGGAGCCAACACCATGGCCACCACACCTCCCAGGACGACAGCCTCCCAGAGATGAGAAACGTGACGGTGCGAAGCACCTGGAAGAACAGGGGGGCGGCATCCGTGGACGAGCCTGGCCGGGGGGCCAGGATGTACGGGATGGGCTCTGAGGACGAGACAGAGTCGGCCACCACATGGAGGGCTTACCGCGCCACCACCATTCTGGACACGGAGGAGACGGTAAACGCCACAAGGGCTGCTACATCACGGACAGCCAAGCCTTCCCCAGCAGAGCTGTATATGCGCAGAATCAACAACAGTGTGGTGACCACCAGGGACATCGCAGAGCCAGTGTGCCGGAGAAAAAGCTCCCTGTCGCCCACTGAGGGAGGTCTGCGGATGAGTATCCCCCACGAGCCTGTCAGCGCTCAGAAGCTTGTTCCCTGGCGGACACAACCCATG GCCGCTGACGACACGGACCTCAACCCTGGGTCGTGGAGGACGAGGCCGGCGCCCGGTGACTTAGATCCCTATGAGAGCGAGAGGAGCTCCACGACAGATGTAGGGTCCAGCAGAGGGATGAGGACCACAGCTTCCAGGCCAGCGCTCTTGTCCAATAGGGGTCATGCTGGCCGGGCGGAGGGAAGAACTGGGCGCGGCAATCGACAGTGGAGCAATCGTCAAACCGACGACTAA